In Vitis riparia cultivar Riparia Gloire de Montpellier isolate 1030 chromosome 19, EGFV_Vit.rip_1.0, whole genome shotgun sequence, the following proteins share a genomic window:
- the LOC117908598 gene encoding putative pentatricopeptide repeat-containing protein At3g15200: MHSRFQMLKLYSRVNTQLKFKFEFEFLTQPRRKLPILPHLIPNQHFHSTRNPNSEFNFREGFERDEFVGSVADPGEREVFRREPDDETALEVQNLLKTYRDSSVSEIERALHQCRLSLTDDLVLDVLKRHRSDWRPAYMFFNWASRCGIESGYSPGCGVHNEILDILGRMRRFHEMTQLFDEMSNRKGLVNERTFGVLLNRYAAAHKTEEAVEIFYKRKGLGFELDLIAFQTLLMSLCRYKHVEMAEFLFHSKKNEFPPDIKSMNIILNGWCVLGSLREAKRFWNDIITSKCKPDKFTYGIFINSLTKAGKLSTAVKLFQAMWEKGCNPDVAICNCIIDALCFKKRIPEALEVLREMNERDCQPDVATYNSLIKHLCKIQRFEKVYELLDDMEQKGCLPNARTYGYLLKSTKKPEEVPGILERMERNGCRMNSDCYNLILKLYMDWGYELKLRSTLDEMERNGMGPDQRTYTIMIHGLYDKGRMDDALSYFKQMTLMGMVPEPRTTLLVNAMNIKLKEREAEPEGKGARNKADSIRPSTRRGKKKRAL; the protein is encoded by the coding sequence ATGCATTCCAGATTCCAAATGTTGAAACTCTATTCCCGCGTAAATACCCAACTGAAATTCAAATTCGAATTCGAATTCCTAACCCAACCCAGAAGAAAGCTCCCGATCCTTCCTCACCTTATTCCCAATCAGCATTTTCACAGCACACGGAACCCGAACTCTGAATTTAATTTCAGAGAAGGGTTTGAAAGAGACGAGTTTGTTGGCTCGGTTGCTGATCCCGGCGAACGCGAGGTGTTCCGACGAGAACCAGATGACGAAACAGCTCTCGAAGTCCAAAATCTCCTCAAAACGTACAGAGACAGCTCAGTTTCTGAGATCGAGCGAGCTCTCCACCAATGCAGACTCTCACTGACCGATGATTTGGTCCTCGATGTGCTTAAACGGCACCGTTCCGACTGGAGACCCGCATATATGTTCTTCAATTGGGCGTCCAGATGTGGTATAGAAAGTGGATATTCACCTGGGTGTGGCGTCCACAATGAAATTCTTGACATTCTAGGTCGAATGAGGCGGTTCCATGAAATGACCCAACTGTTCGACGAAATGTCTAACAGAAAAGGCCTTGTCAATGAGAGGACTTTTGGGGTTTTGCTTAATAGATATGCAGCTGCACATAAGACAGAAGAGGCAGTGGAGATTTTCTATAAGAGGAAAGGGCTTGGATTCGAGCTTGATTTGATTGCATTTCAGACACTTTTGATGTCATTGTGCAGGTATAAACATGTTGAAATGGCTGAGTTTTTGTTCCATTCCAAGAAGAATGAATTCCCACCTGATATAAAGTCTATGAATATCATCCTCAATGGATGGTGTGTGCTTGGGAGTTTGCGTGAAGCCAAGAGGTTTTGGAATGATATAATCACATCTAAGTGCAAACCTGATAAGTTCACATACGGGATTTTCATAAATTCATTGACAAAGGCAGGGAAATTGAGTACTGCTGTGAAGCTGTTTCAAGCAATGTGGGAGAAGGGGTGCAATCCAGATGTGGCAATCTGCAATTGCATCATTGATGCATTGTGTTTCAAGAAGCGGATTCCCGAAGCTCTGGAAGTTTTGAGGGAGATGAATGAGCGAGATTGCCAGCCTGATGTCGCGACTTACAACTCGCTCATCAAGCATTTGTGCAAGATTCAGCGGTTTGAAAAGGTTTATGAGCTGTTGGATGACATGGAACAGAAGGGTTGTTTGCCAAATGCTAGAACTTATGGTTACTTGTTGAAGTCCACAAAGAAACCAGAGGAAGTTCCTGGGATTTTGGAGAGGATGGAGAGAAATGGATGCAGGATGAACAGTGATTGctacaatttaattttaaagttgtaTATGGACTGGggttatgaattaaaattgagGTCTACTTTGGATGAGATGGAGAGAAATGGGATGGGACCTGATCAGCGAACATATACTATTATGATTCATGGGCTTTATGACAAGGGAAGGATGGACGATGCcttgagttatttcaagcagaTGACATTGATGGGAATGGTGCCGGAGCCAAGGACAACGTTGTTGGTGAATGCCATGAACATCAAGTTAAAGGAAAGAGAAGCTGAACCAGAGGGGAAGGGGGCGAGAAACAAGGCTGATTCCATAAGGCCTTCAACTAGAagggggaagaagaagagggcgtTGTAA